The Variovorax paradoxus genome window below encodes:
- a CDS encoding response regulator codes for MSLTGYLVEDNPLIRDSLIATLEELAPVHMVGTAETQAEAVAWLHDADGQWDVAVVDLFLRHGTGFGVLMGCRDRLPRQRMVIFSNFATQDMRERALLLGADAVFDKSTEIEGLLRFLEETERAVDRS; via the coding sequence ATGAGCTTGACCGGCTACCTCGTCGAGGACAACCCCCTGATTCGCGACAGCCTGATCGCGACGCTGGAAGAGCTCGCGCCCGTGCACATGGTCGGCACCGCCGAGACCCAGGCCGAGGCCGTGGCCTGGCTGCACGACGCCGACGGTCAATGGGACGTGGCCGTGGTCGATCTCTTCCTGCGCCACGGCACCGGCTTCGGCGTGCTCATGGGCTGCAGGGACCGCCTGCCGCGCCAGCGCATGGTGATCTTCTCGAACTTCGCGACCCAGGACATGCGCGAGCGCGCGCTGCTGCTGGGTGCCGATGCGGTGTTCGACAAGTCGACGGAGATCGAGGGCCTGCTGCGCTTTCTCGAGGAGACGGAGCGCGCGGTCGACCGGTCCTGA